Within Kutzneria chonburiensis, the genomic segment CGGCGCCGGCCCTCGACGACGACGGTCGCGGTGATCAGGTCGGGCAGCGTCAGTGTCGTCTCGTCGCCGACCGTCAGTTCGCCGCCGTTGGTCGGGATCCTGCGGTGCAGCAAGGGAAGCGAGGTGCGTTCGAGCACGCAGCCGGCGAGCCGGTACCCGCCGGGCGGCGGCAGGGCGGTGCGCTCGCCGACCGGCAGCACTGCGGTGTCGGGCATGGGGTCCCTTTCGGTGCGGGGCGAGGACCGCGGCGGGCCACGTTGACCGCCGGGGCCCCGCGGTCAGCAGGTCAGCTGGTTGAACACCGGTTCGAGCATGCTTTCCACCAGCACGGTGTGGGTCTTGACGTACTGGTCCACGTTCAGCAGGTCGCTGACCTGCTGGCCGAGCGACTCGTCGAGGTGGGCCGCCTTCAGGTGGGCCAGCAGCGGCGTGAGCACGTCCTTGACCGACTGGTCGGCGTCACCGTTGAGGATCGGGGCGAGCATGTTCTCGATCAGCACGGTGTGCGTCTTGATGTACTGGTCGAGGTTGAGCGCGTCGTTGACCTGCTGGCCGACGGATTCCTCCAGGTGGGCGGCCTTGAGGTGGGCGATGAACGGGGCCAGCGCCTCCTTGACCGCGCAGCCGCTGCCCGGGGTGGACGTCGGCATGGTCATGGTGGTCGTGGTGGTGGGCGGCGCCGTCGTCGTCGGCGCGGTTGTCGTGGTGGGCGGGGGAGTCGAGCCCTGGACCGTGACGCTGGCCTTCATGTCCGGGTGCACGGCGCAGTAGTACGAGTACGAGCCGGCCTTGGTGAAGGTGTAGCTGAACTTCTGGCCCTGTTGCAGGGTCGGCGACGCGAACTTCTCCGGCCCGTCGGAGACCGTCACGGTGTGCGGGGCGGTGTCCTCGTTGGTCCAGGTCACGGTGTCCCCGACGGACACGGTGAGGCTGGCCGGGGTGAACGTGTAGCTCTTGATGTCCACCGCGATCGCCGAGGACTCCGCGGACGGCGAGTACTGCGCGACGGCGGCCTTCTGCGCGTCGACAACCGATGCCGGCAGTGCGGCGGTCTGCGCGGCCGGCTGAGGGACGGCCGTGCGCTGGTTGTCGGCGTACAGCGAGGTCAGCGCGAAGACCGACCCGGCGACGGCGAGCACCGCGATCGCGGGTAGCAGCAGGCCACGCCGACGTGTGGGCAGGGGTGGTTGGTCCACAACGGTTTCCTTTCGGTGGGGACGTCAGCGGCCGGGATTGGCCGTGACGAGCACACTCGCGGCGAGCAGCACGAACACCACGAGTACGGTCTCGGCGGTGACGGAGTAGACGAACGGCCGGAGCGTGCGGGCGTCGCCGCGCAGCACGACGGCGAAGTCCAGCCGCCGGCCGACCCAGGCCTTGCTGGCCTGGGCCGCGGCCAGCACCACGGCCAGCACGCCGACCTTGATCAGCAGGATCCGGCCGTAGTCGGTGTGCAGCAAGGCATCGACCGATCCCAGCGACTGCCAGGCCAGCACCACGCCGGCCAGCACGACGGTGCCGACGCTGATCATCGCGAGCCGCGAGTAGCGCGGCACCACTCGGGCCAGCTCGTCCGGCCGCCGCCGGGGCAGCACGCCGAACAACAGCACCGCGAGCCCGCCGATCCACAGCGCCATGCCCAGCAGGTGCACCAGATCGGCGATCTCCACCAGCGCGGCCCCGGAGTCGGACGTGTGCCCGGTCAGGCCGATCGCGCGGACCAGGCCCAGCCCGACGGCGAGCGCGCCGATCCGCCACGCCGCCGATCGTGCGGCAATCTCCTTGCGCTGCAACAGGTCCGCCAGCACCACGCCGGCGAGCACCCAGAGCAGCGCGATGGCCAGCCAGACCCGGCCGAAGTCGGTGGCCAGCACCCGGGTGACCAGCGGCCAGCCGATCGGGCCGCCGCCGGCCCACACCCCCTCCAGCACGATGGTGGCGGCGGCGCCGGCGACACCGAGCAGCCAGCCGGTGGCGATCACGCGCCGGGTGGCGCGCACCGCGCTGCCGGCCGGCCACAGCAACGCGACGAAACCGCTGCCACCGAAGAAAAGCGCGATGCCGAGGTAGTCGACCAGCCGGGCGAGCACGTACCAGGACCGGGCCGCGTCGACGGTCATCGGGTGGTCGGTGTCGGCGTGGTCGTGGTGGTCGCCGGGCACGAGCCCAGCAGCGTGTCGACCAGCGGCGGCAGGCCGACGCCGGCCACCACCGGGCCGAGCAGCGGAAGCCCTTGTACGCCAGTGGTCAGCGTGTCGACGACCTGCGGCACCAGACCGGGCGTGCACGACGGCGCACTGGTCGTCGTGGTGCCGGGCGATGTCGTCGTCGGCGCTGTGGTGGTGGCCGTCGGTGTGGCCGTCCCGACCGGAACCGGTGCGATTGTCGTTGCCACGTAAGGGTTGCCGCCTTGCGGGCTGTCCCCGGAGTAGCCCGCCGGCTGATACCCGCCGCCGGCCGGCTCGCCGCTGGTGTCGGTGGTGGGCGGCGCGGCGCCGCCGGGGGTGGGCGCCGCGACCGTGCCCGTGGCGGTGTGGTGGATGCCGAGGCCGGAGGCGAATCCCAGGACCACGACCACCGAGCCGACCAGGCTCGCGGCCACCACGTGCTCGCGCCGTAAGGAGATTCGTGTCGCCACGTGTCAGCTCCCCGCTGTCGCTGTGACGCCGGTGGGCGGAGCGGGACTGCTCCGTTCGTCCGTCGGCGTGCGCGTCACAGTGGAGCAGGCGGCACATGGCGGGCAGTGACCGATCGATCACTGATCGGTAAAGGCGACCTCACCGTCGCGAAGATCGCGTTGTGCGGAAGATCGGCCCCAGCCGAAATAGGCAAGCGGGCCGATGAAGTTGACGCCGATGGCCAAGGTCCAGGCCCACTTCGGGCCGCGGACCCTGGCCGCCGGGCGGATCGCCAGATCGATCCAGGCGGCGACGGCCAGTAGCACTTGGACGATGCCGAGCGCCGCCAGTTGGCGGCGGCGATGCGGGCTCAGGTCGCCCCAGTTCAGCATCTCAGTCCTCCACGTCACGCCGCCGAGGAGCGCGGCCCGGGGGTTGCTCGCTGGGTCGCACGCGGGGAGCGGGCGGAATGGCCAGCTCCTGCACGGAGTCCAGCCGCACGGTCTGTCCATGATGGACGATCGTCAGCTCGTCCGGACCGTCCACCTCGTACCGGGCGGACGACGGCGTCACGGTCACCCGGATCCGTGAATCCCGTTGCCGCACAGTGAACTTCAGCCGGGACAGACCCGGTGGCAGCCGCGGTGCGAAACGCAGCATGCCGCCGTCCTGACGCAAACCGCCGAGCCCGTTGACCAGGGCGATCCACGCGCCGGCCAGCGAGGCGATGTGCAGGCCGTCGGCGGTGTTGTGCTCGAGGTCGGCGATGTCCATCAGCGCTGCCTCGGCCGTGTAGTCGTGGGCCAGCTGCAACTGCCCGACCTCGGCCGCCACCACGGCCTGCACACACGCCGACAGCGACGAGTCCCGTACGGTGATCCGCTCGTAGTAGTCGAAGTCGCGGGCCTTCTGCTCCGGCGTGAACTCCTCCGGGCACTGCATGATGGCCAGCACCAGGTCGGCCTGCTTGACCACCTGCTTGCGGTAGATGTCGAAGTACGGGTGGTGCAGCAGCAGCGGGTACTCGGACCGGGCGAAGTCCCATTCCTGGTGCCGGGTGAAGCCGTCGGACTGCGGATGCACGCCCAGCGCCTCGTCGTACGGCACCAGCACCGCCTTGGCGGCGTCGTGCCAGGCCGCGGCCTCCTCCTCGCCGACGCCCAGCTCACGGGCCCGGTCGGGGAAGCGGTGCACGTACTCGTAGGCGGCCATCAGGTTCTTCTTGGCCATCAGGTTCGTGTACACGTTGTTGTCGGCAATGGCGCTGTACTCGTCAGGACCGGTCACGCCGTCGATGCAGAACCGGCCCTCGCTGTTGTGGTGGCCGAGTGACCGCCACAGCCGCGCGGTCTCGACCAGCAGCGCGATGCCGGCGGCCGCGGCGAACTCCTCGTCACCGCTGGCGCTCACGTAGCGCGTGACGGCGGCGGCGATGGCGGCGTTGAGGTGGAACGCGGCGGTGCCGGCCGGCCAGTAGCCCGAGCACTCCAAGCCGGTGATCGTCCGCCACGGGAAGGCGGCGCCGTCGAATCCCAGCTGCGCGGCGCGGTCCTGGGCCAGCGGGATGGTGTCGTGCCGCCACCACAGGGCATGCGCGACCGCTTCCGGGTACGTGTAGGTCAGCACCGGCAGCACCAGCATCTCGGTGTCCCAGAACGCGTGCCCGTCGTAGCCGGGGCCGGTCAGCCCCTTGGCCGCGATGGCCCGCCGCTCGCCCCGCGCGGCCGCCTGGAGCACGTGGAACAGGGCGAACCGGACCGCCTGTTGCACCTCGGCGTCGCCGTCCACCTCCACGTCGGCGTCGCGCCAGAACCGGTCCAGGAACTCCTTCTGCTCGGCCACCAGGCCGTCCCAGCCGGTCACCTTGGCCGCGGCCAGCGCCGCCTCGACCTGGTCCCGCAGCGCCGGCACGGACCGGGTGCTGGACCAGCCGTAGGCCACGAACTTGGCGAAACCGAGCTTCTGCCCCGGTTCCAGCCGGTTGCCCACGGAGAACCGGGCCAGATCGGGTTCGACCTCGGTGCGGCAGGGCAGCTCGTCCTCACCGGACACGGTGTGGTCCATCGCCGCCGCCACGCCCAGCCCGCTGTGCTCAACCCGGTGCACCAGAACGGCTTTCGTGCCGTGGGCGGCGTGCATCACGGCGGCCAGCGGCCGGGCCAGCACGGCCGAGGACCGCGGGTCGTCGGACTGCGCCGGCTGCTCCTCGTTGGCGATCAGCTCCGACTGGATCACCACGCGGACCGTCTTGTCGACCGCCTCCACCTCGTAGCCGATCGCCGCGACGGCCCGCTGCGTGAACGACACCAGCCGGGTCGAACGGACCTTGACCGCCTTGCCGGCCGGCGACACCCAGTGGATCTCCCGCGTGAGCAGCCCGGTGCGGAAGTCCAGAGTGCGCTCGTGGCTGACCAGGGTGCCGTAGCGCAGGTCCAGCGGCTCGTCGTCGACCAGCAGCCGGATCACCTTGCCGTTGGTCACGTTGATGACCGTCTGGCTGTCCTCGGGATTGCCGTAGCCGCGCTCGGCATAGGGCAGCGGACGCACCTCGTGCACCCCGTTGAGGTAGCTGCCGGGCAGCGCGTGCGGCTCACCCTCGTCGAGGTTGCCGCGCCAGCCGATGTGGCCGTTGGACAGCGCGAACAGCGACTCGGCCTGGGCCAGCAGGTCCAGGTTGAGCGTGCACTCACGTAGTCGCCACGGCTCGACGGAGAAGTCGGGGTTGGGGATCACAGCAGGTCCGCCAGGTCCTTGACGACGTGGTCGGCCCCGTGCCGGCGCAGCGCGTCGGCCTGCCCGACCCGGTCGACGCCGACCACGAAGCCGAACTTGCCGGCGTGCCCGGCCTCGACCCCGGCCAGCGCGTCCTCGAACACGACCGCCTCGGACGGCTCGACGCCCAGCTCCTTGGCCGCGGCGAGGAACGTGTCGGGGGCCGGCTTGCCCTTCAGCCGGCGCACGGCCGCCACGATGCCGTCCACCTCGGCCTGGAAGTAGCCGTCGAGACCGGCGGCGACCAGCACCTCGCGCGTGTTGGCGCTGGAGGAGACCACGGCCCGCGACAGGCCGGCGGCCACCGCCGCGTCCAGGTACTGGCGGGAGCCCTGGTACGCCTCGACGCCGTCGCGGCGGATCAGCTCCTGCACCAGGTCGTTCTTGTGGTCGCCGATGCGGCGGACCAGGTCCTCGTCGAAGGGGATGCCGCGCGCCTGGAGGAAGCTGCGCACCCCGTCGGCCCGCGGCTTGCCGTCCACGTACTCGTCGTAGTCCACGACCGGGTCGAACGGCTCGTAGGGATCGCCCCGGGAGGCCAGGAACTCGTCGAACGCCTGCTGCCACGCCTTCGCGTGCACCACGGCGGTTTTCGTCAGCACGCCGTCCATGTCGAACAGCAGCGCCCTGGTGGAATCCGGGACACCGAGCACTCGGTTGTCACTCCCCTCAGCCGCGCCTGCGGGTCCGGTGCCGGAACAGCAGCGTGCCGCACACGGCCGCCATCACGAATCCCCAGATGGCGAGCGTGCCGCTGGCACACACGCAGCCCAGCGCGAACAAGGCAGCACCGAGAATACCCGTCGCGAGCACGATCCACCGATGACGCACCACCCAGTTCAGGGTCAGCCGGCTGGCCAGGCGCGGATCCTCGTTGCGTAGCCGTCGTTCGATCTCCTCCAGTTGGCGACGCTCGTTCTGACTCAACATCGACCGCTCCACTTCACCGCCGGCCCGACCGCACGGGCCACCCCCGCGTGGGTACCGCGTCCGGCACCGGCGAAAACGCGTGCGATTGAGCGACGCCGACCCGGGTACCCGAACCGTGAAGAGAGGAGCAGACAGCGATGACCACCATCGAGAAGAGCATCGATGTGCTGGTGCCGGTGCGCACCGCCTACAACCAGTGGACGCAGTTCGAGTCGTTCCCCTACTTCATGGAAGGCGTGGAACGCGTCATCCAGGTTGACGACCGGACCACGCACTGGGAGACCACCGTCGCCGGCGCACACCGCGAGTTCGACGCGGAGATCACCGAGCAGCACCCGGACGAGCGGGTCGCCTGGCACACCACCGAGGGTCCCTCGCACGGCGGCGTGGTGACCTTCCACCGGCTCGACGAGCACTCCACGCGGGTCAGCCTGCAGATGGAATACGAGCCCGACACCCTGGCCGAGAAGGCCGGTGCGGCGCTGGGCATCGTCGGCGGCCGGGTCAGCGGCGACCTCCAGCGCTTCAAGGAGTACATCGAGCAGCAGGGGCACGAGACCGGCGCGTGGCGCGGCAACATCGACGCCCCGCCGCAGTCCCCGATGCCGCATCCGCCGGCCCGCGACGACGCCGCCGCCGGACGTGACGACCCGGCCGATGTCGAGGCCCGGCCGATCTACCCGGGCATTCCCGGCCCTGGCCTGCCGAGGATGCAGCCATGACCGTGCCCCCCATCGACCCCGAGCCCCAGCCGGACGAGAACCGCCCCGTCGGTGACCCCGGCCGGGGCACGGTTCAGGGCCGGTGGCGCCGGACGACCCGGACGCACCGGAGGAACTGGAGGACCCGGTTCCGCTGGATCCCGAGGACTACCGCTAGTTGTGTCAGGAAGGGCCCCTTACTGACGTTGAACGCCAGGATTCGTCCCTTGATCTTGGCGGCGGTGTCAGGAAGGGGTCCTTCCTGACGTTCAACGCGAGGATCGGTCCCTTGATCATGGGGCGGGTAGCACGATGCGGGCCACGGTGGGGCCGCCGGGTGGGCTGGTGATGTCCAGGCGGCCGTCGAAGACGGCGATGCGCCGCCGGAGACCGCTGAGCCCGCCGGCTTCGACCACGCCGCCGCGACCGTCGTCCGCCACCTCGATGACGATCGCGGCGGCTTGCCGGGTCAGGGAAATCCGGGCCTGCGTGGCCTGGGCGTGCTTGCCGACGTTGGCCAGCAGCTCGGCTATGGCGAAGTACAGTGCGGACTCGATGGGCGGGTCGAGCCGGGGGAGCGAAGCGTCCACGAGTGTCTCAAGTGGACTGTCGAGGGCCAGTGCCCGGACGGCGTCGACGAGGCCGCGCTCGGTCAGCAGCGGCGGGCTGATTCCCTTTACGAGGTCACGAAGTTCGGTCAGCGACGCGGCCGCGCCGGCCCGGGCCTCGCGGAGCAGTTCGACGGCCTGGTCGGGATTGGTCTGCAACAACCGCTCGGCGGTCGCCAGTGACATGCCGAGGGCGACGAGCCGCGCCTGCGCGCCATCGTGCAGATCCCGTTCGATGCGGCGGATCTCCGAGGCCTGGGCGACCGTGGTGTCGGCCCGCTGCGTCTCCAGTTCCTTGACCCGGACGCTGAGCGGCCGCAGCAGGCGAACGATCATCGGCTCGGCGACCCGCCACACGAACGGCGACGCGACGACCGTGATGATCACGCCGACCGGGACGTTGATCAGCACCGCGACGGCGATACCGGCCAGCGGTACAGCCGCGACCAGGCCGACCGTGACCGGGGCGACCAGCACGAACCGCAGGTCACGCCAGCCGGCCGGATCCCGGAACCAGGTCCGCAGCCGCAGCTCCCGCCGGGCGTCCCGGGCCGACCGTGAGTAGGAATAGCCGTTCCACCAGTAGCCGGTGGACAGCTCGGTGACAGCGGGAAGCGGCCGATAGCCGTCCGGAATCTCGACCTGCGACCAGCGCAGGACCAGCGCGCGGAACATCCGGCACACCGGACGGGCCAGCAACGCCGTGCCGATGGCCGCCCACACGAACGGCGCGATCCACGACCACGCAGTGCCGCCCCACCACTGCCAGATCCCCACCGCGGCGGCCCAGACCGCCGGCACCAGCATGCTGACCGCGAAAACGACGCACGCCCGTGCGAACCCCAGCCCGGTGTCCACCACCCACTTCCGCATGGCGTCCGCTTCAGACCCGTTCGCCGGCAACCAGCCGTTGCACCGCGTCGGCGCTGGCCGTACCGGCCTCGGCGTGGAACACCACCAGCGTCAGCGCGGTGTTGGCGATGGGCAATTTCTCGCTGTGCAGGTCCAGCGGGCCGGCGATGGGGTGCGCGAACCGGACCATGTGCCCGGCGCGGGCCCGCACGTCGTGCCGCGCCCACAGCTCCCGGAACCGCTCGCTGCCGGCCGACAGCTCCTCGACCAGCGCCACCAGGTCCGGATCGTCCAGGTCGGCGCCGAACGAGGCCCGCAGGATGCCGACACCGTCCGTCACGGTCTCGTCCCAGTCCAGCCGGAACTCCCGCTCGGCCGGGTCGAGGAAGACCGTCCGCATCAGGTTCACACCGACCGCGTAGCACGGGCCGAGGGCGGTGGCCGCGCGGTTGGCCGCGACGACGGTGGTCAGCCGGTCCTGGACATACGCAGGCGTCGCCGGCCAGCTGTCGATCAGGTGCAGGATGCTCGCCGGGACCTGCTCGCTGCGTCGGGGCGTTATCGGCCGGGCCAGTTCGTGCAGATAGGCCGTGGCCTGTGGGTCCAGCCGCAGCACGGTCGCCAGCGCGTCCAGCACCTGTCCGGACGGATGCTGGTCGCGGCCCTGCTCGAGGCGCATGTAGTAGTCGCTGCTGATGCCGGCCAGCAGCGCCAGCTCCTCCCGGCGCAGCCCCTGCACCCGCCGCCGTCCGCCGCCCGCGGGCAGGCCGACATCGGCCGGCCGGACCTGCTCACGCCGGGCCCGCAGGTAGTCGCCGAGACGGTTCGTCACGTTCGCCAGTCTAGAACCCGGCCGCGCGGTAGGCGGCGAAGTCCAGCGGCGGGGCCACGTCGACCTGGTCGCACTGCGGGGTGTTCTCCCGGGTCTTGGGCCACTGGGTCAGGTACAGGATCCGCCGGCCGCTGTCCTTGCTGCCCTTGGCGAACCCGTCCGCGGCCACCGGGTCGTTGTAGAACGACTCGCCGACGATCACCGGCTGCGTGGCGTAGCCCTGCCGGCGCAGCTGCCGGTCGTCGCCGACGAACTGGTTGTACTCGTCGCCGTAGATGTGCAGGTCGAACACCGGCGGCGGAGTGCTGCCGTAGACCTTGGCCACATTGGGGATCTGGCCGGGATCGTTGCTGTTGACCGAGAAGCCGACCGTGTCGGCGGTGCCGTACCTGGCCGTGTAGTCCCGCCACAGCTGCTGGTCGTAGCGGACCACGATGCTCTGGCCGGTGGACGGCGTCAGCTCGTTGCCCAGGTCGATCCGGTACGGCAGCCTGGCCGCGGTGACGAGGTCGTGCACCTTCTGGATGAGCTGCCAGTTCTCGTCGTACAGGTCCTGCCGCCATGACCCCCAGTCGCTGGGATTGCTGGGGTACTGGGAGTTGAACGCCACTGTCACCTCGGCGAAGCCGGCGGTCTTCACGGTGGCCAGCAGGTCGGTGAAGTTCTTCAGGTCGGCCGGCGAGAGCGTGCCGCCGGTGGAGTCCATCACCGCGCCGCCGCCCGGGCCGTGGTGGTGGAAGACGCCGATGGTCAGCCGGTCCTGGCCGGCCTTGCGCATCTGGCCGAGCTGGAGGCGGATCATGTCCGGGGCCCGGGAGAAGCCGCTGATGACGTTGTACGGCTCGCGGTAGCAGCCGTTGAGGTAGTAGAAGTCGTAGTTGGAGCCGCCGGCCGAGGGTGGCGTCACGGCGTCCGGCGCGGCGGCGAGCGGCGCGGGATCGGCCGGCAGCGGTGCGGTGGCCGGCAGGGGCTGGTCGGCGCCGGCTCGCACGACCGGGGCCGCGACGGTCGCGACCAGCAGCACGGACAGGGACAGGATGCGGCCGATTCGCATGGGCGACCTCCTCCGCGGGTCCCACCAGCGTCGCACCACCGTCCCAAGTGGACCGATGAAGATCGGTCCAATCCACTCGTACGGGTGATTGTCGGCTCAAGCACCGTCGGCGAGCACGGCCCAGACGACCTTGCCGCCGGCCCAGGTCGGGGCGTATCCCCAGGCCCGGGCGATGACGTCGACGATGAACACGCCGCGGCCGCCGGTCGGCGCGGTGCCGACCAGGCGGCGTCGCGGCGGCGCCGGGGCGTCGTCGCGGACGGCGATCGTGAGGACTCCACGGGACAGGTCCAACCGCAGCCCGGCCGCGGAATGCCCGTGCCGGACGGCGTTCTCCACGAGCTCGGACGCGATCAGACAGGCGTCCTCGCGTAAACCGTCGATCTGCCACGCGTCACAGGTGTCGTCGACGAAGCGCCTGGCCTCGGCCGCGCTGTCGACCGCGGCCGGCAACTGCACCGAGGCCTGTTGGTGCTCGGGCACCGTGCCCAGCGCCCGGACGGCCTCGGCGACACCGGCGAAGGTCGGCACCACGCGGTCCAAAGCCGTGTGCCGCAACAACTCTCGTACCGGACCGGGCGGAACGGCCAGCGCCAGCAGGATGCCGGGCCACTCGGCCGCGCGCCGGGCCAGCGTGCCGAAGGCGTTCAGCGCGACCGGCGCGCCGATGGTCACGTCGTCGAGTTCGACGACCAGGCCGGAGGGCTGGTCGGCGAGGCATTTGAGCAGCGCCGTGCGCAGCTGATCGACCGTGCGCAGACCGATCTCACCGGAGACCCGGGCGATCGTCGCGTGTCCCCGGTGGGTGACGTCGACCGTGAGCGTGGAACCTGTCATGTCGGACACGGACTACCCGGCGTGCAGCGCCATACACCTGTCCGTTGAGGACCGAGGTTTTGGCTCGGCCCGGATCGGAAAGCCTGCGAAGGTGAGAATTGCGATGGTCGGCGAGCCCTCGCGGCCGCTCACCGCGCTCACCTCGGCGCTGGCCGCCCAGGGGCACCAGGTGAGTCACGAGGAAGTCGTGCCCGGTCACGGCGAGGTCGACGCCGGGCTGGTCGAGCGGCTGCGGGAGAGCTGGCGGGCGGAGCCGCCCGAGGTGGTGCACGCCCATTCGTGGCTGTCGGGCATGGCCTCGGCGCTGGCCGTCGGTGACCGGTCGATCGCCAAGGTGCTGACCGTGCCGACCACCGTGAGCTTCGACCCGGAGGTGCAGCGGCTGGAGCGGCTGGTGTGCCGACGGGTCGACCGGGTGCTGGCCGCGGGTGGTGCTCAGGTTCGGCGGCTGGCGGCGCTCGGCGTGCCGCGCGGCCAGATCACCGTGGTGCCGCACGGGGTCGATCATCAGCAGTTCACTCCGGACGGTCCGGCGGCGGCCAGGGGACAGCGCTTTCGGCTGCTCGGCGTCGGGGACATCGCGGTCTACCACCGGTTCGACCTGATCGTCAGCGTGCTGGCCGCGCTCAACGACGTCGAGTTCGTCATCGCCGGCGGCCCGGTGCACGGCAATGCCGAGGCGGAGCGGTTGATCCGCTGTGCCCGGCACTACGGCGTCGAGGACCGGGTGCGGCTGCTGGGTCCGGTCGAGGACATGGCGGCGCTGTACCGGTCGGCCGACATCGTCACGTGCACGCCGGCCCGCAGCACGTTCGCCACCATCGCGCTGGAGGCGATGGCCAGCGGCGTGCCGGTGATCGCCTCGGCGGTCGGCGGGCTGACCGACACCGTGGTGCACGAGGTGACCGGGCTGCTCGTGCCGCCGCTGCGGCCGGCCGACCTGCTGCGTGCGATTCGCCACATGCTGGGTGATCCGGCGCTGCGCGAGGCTTTCGGCGCGGCCGGCCGTGATCGCGCGTGTGCCCGCTATTCCTGGGAAAGGGTGGC encodes:
- a CDS encoding glycosyltransferase; this encodes MRIAMVGEPSRPLTALTSALAAQGHQVSHEEVVPGHGEVDAGLVERLRESWRAEPPEVVHAHSWLSGMASALAVGDRSIAKVLTVPTTVSFDPEVQRLERLVCRRVDRVLAAGGAQVRRLAALGVPRGQITVVPHGVDHQQFTPDGPAAARGQRFRLLGVGDIAVYHRFDLIVSVLAALNDVEFVIAGGPVHGNAEAERLIRCARHYGVEDRVRLLGPVEDMAALYRSADIVTCTPARSTFATIALEAMASGVPVIASAVGGLTDTVVHEVTGLLVPPLRPADLLRAIRHMLGDPALREAFGAAGRDRACARYSWERVAADTSRAYARAAYGIAPALG